The Desulfotignum phosphitoxidans DSM 13687 genome has a window encoding:
- a CDS encoding ABC transporter substrate-binding protein — MKGFQTLFGVILGLFLMGWIMAGCSGPEEAAHPGNEPESAAPVHGGIYRMPLWNNPETLDPARVKDQYGAAVVRQVFEGLVRFDSYLTVLPALARTWQVEAEGRVYRFTLRENARFHNGDPVTAADVVFSISRRLRLNPAPSVLPHLMKITGAEAFRSQDQDRVEGLTVIDPHTVEIRLVSPHMPLLTALGMHEVAILPQKIVEDSTSEFARHPLGTGPFRFVKWDPDRSIDLERFDGYFGEPALLEGIHFKIYAGGQDPAVLADFQHRKIDEMAVYGDVREKLADQADVQWFHRPSLSLFFYGMNCDHPHLTHPEFRKALSAAIDRTAFVAQVYNGQFDIARTILPPGMPGYSPASPLPDNDPDLARQHLDQALADGLDQVPELELVSAFQTSRVAAEMEMIKAFWAKLGVGVRVRYITDWAEFETYIRSDAVQLYRYAWFADMPDPDSILHPLFASGSPNNFMQYHDPVTDDLLRQARETIDPLARAEVYQKAEAQITASLPLVPLFYMSVDRVYQPDVRGIQVSALGAHAMPLNQVWLDPSAMP; from the coding sequence ATGAAAGGTTTTCAGACCCTGTTTGGTGTCATCCTGGGGTTGTTCCTGATGGGATGGATTATGGCCGGCTGCTCCGGCCCGGAAGAAGCGGCTCATCCCGGAAATGAGCCGGAAAGCGCGGCCCCGGTCCATGGCGGTATCTACCGGATGCCGTTGTGGAACAATCCTGAGACCCTGGACCCGGCCCGGGTCAAGGATCAGTATGGTGCTGCGGTTGTCAGGCAGGTGTTTGAGGGCCTGGTCCGGTTTGATTCCTATCTGACCGTACTGCCGGCCCTGGCCCGGACCTGGCAGGTGGAAGCCGAGGGCCGGGTGTACCGGTTTACACTGCGAGAAAATGCCCGGTTTCACAACGGCGATCCCGTGACAGCGGCGGATGTGGTGTTTTCCATCTCCCGGCGCCTGCGGCTGAATCCAGCGCCGTCGGTTTTGCCCCATCTGATGAAGATCACCGGGGCGGAAGCGTTCCGGAGTCAGGACCAGGACCGGGTCGAGGGGTTGACGGTCATTGATCCCCACACCGTGGAAATCCGCCTGGTTTCTCCCCATATGCCGCTGCTTACCGCCCTGGGCATGCATGAGGTGGCGATATTGCCCCAAAAAATTGTGGAGGACTCAACATCCGAATTTGCCAGACATCCTTTGGGAACCGGGCCGTTCCGGTTTGTGAAATGGGACCCGGACCGGTCCATCGATCTGGAGCGGTTCGACGGGTATTTCGGAGAGCCCGCCCTCCTGGAGGGGATTCATTTCAAGATCTATGCCGGTGGCCAGGACCCAGCCGTTCTGGCGGATTTTCAACACCGGAAAATTGACGAAATGGCGGTCTACGGCGATGTCAGGGAAAAACTGGCGGATCAGGCAGATGTGCAGTGGTTTCACCGGCCCTCCCTGAGCCTGTTTTTTTACGGCATGAACTGCGATCACCCCCACCTGACACATCCGGAATTCCGCAAAGCCCTGTCTGCGGCCATTGACCGGACCGCTTTTGTGGCCCAGGTTTACAACGGGCAGTTTGACATTGCCAGGACCATTCTGCCCCCGGGCATGCCCGGTTACAGCCCGGCTTCCCCGCTGCCGGACAATGACCCGGATCTTGCCCGGCAGCATCTGGACCAGGCCCTGGCAGACGGGCTGGATCAGGTGCCGGAACTGGAGCTGGTGTCGGCATTCCAGACTTCCCGGGTGGCGGCGGAAATGGAGATGATTAAAGCTTTCTGGGCAAAACTGGGGGTGGGTGTCCGGGTCCGGTACATCACGGACTGGGCCGAGTTTGAAACCTATATCCGGTCCGATGCCGTGCAGCTCTACCGGTATGCCTGGTTTGCGGACATGCCTGATCCGGACAGCATTCTCCACCCGCTGTTTGCGTCCGGCTCCCCCAACAATTTCATGCAGTATCATGATCCGGTCACGGATGACCTGCTCAGACAGGCCCGGGAAACCATCGATCCCCTGGCCCGGGCCGAAGTTTATCAGAAAGCCGAAGCGCAGATAACCGCATCCCTGCCGCTGGTTCCCTTGTTTTATATGAGCGTGGACCGGGTGTATCAGCCCGATGTCAGAGGGATTCAGGTCAGTGCCCTGGGAGCCCATGCCATGCCCCTCAACCAGGTATGGCTGGATCCTTCGGCCATGCCGTGA